Proteins from a single region of Oceanispirochaeta sp.:
- a CDS encoding MATE family efflux transporter, with amino-acid sequence MNKNTKMITTEKEGLVLARLTAPMTMGILGIIIFNLVDTYFVGQLGTVELAALSFTFPVVLTISSVAHGLGVGMTAAVSRAAGEQNREKQTRLITWGMGLSFLVVVFFVLIGLLTIDPVFTLMGADAETLDVIREYMGIWYWGVIFVVIPMTGNSAIRGMGDTKTPSRVMLIAATMNTLLDPLLIFGIGPFPELGVAGAALATVFARAITFTVAWYILIYREKVISLRNSSIKIILEVWKEILHVGLPNTLSKIIVPLASGIITGMIAVNGREAVAGFGIATRLDMFAMIIIRAMVSIIPIFVGQNWGAGLKDRVVRGLKLADLFSMAYGFAVYLILLIVAKPIIKLINDDPDVIAVAVLYMRIVPLSYGLQGLMLSAVTTLNVLRKPVLSALLTLIQMFGFYIPLAWYASRIFGLSGIFTALALSYLIAGPLCSRMNKKVMFNQMKVQG; translated from the coding sequence TTGAATAAGAATACAAAAATGATAACCACAGAGAAAGAAGGACTTGTCCTGGCAAGGCTGACCGCCCCCATGACCATGGGAATCCTGGGAATAATCATATTCAATCTGGTGGATACCTACTTCGTAGGTCAGCTTGGAACGGTGGAACTGGCTGCCCTCTCTTTTACATTCCCCGTAGTCCTGACAATCAGCAGTGTAGCCCACGGACTGGGTGTCGGAATGACCGCGGCCGTGTCCCGTGCCGCAGGAGAACAGAACCGGGAAAAGCAGACCCGCCTGATAACCTGGGGGATGGGACTCTCCTTTCTGGTGGTTGTGTTCTTTGTACTGATTGGACTTCTCACCATCGATCCCGTCTTTACTCTGATGGGGGCGGATGCTGAGACGCTGGATGTGATCAGGGAGTACATGGGCATCTGGTACTGGGGTGTCATCTTCGTGGTCATACCCATGACGGGGAACTCGGCTATCCGTGGAATGGGTGACACAAAGACCCCCTCAAGGGTCATGCTGATTGCGGCGACGATGAACACCCTGTTAGATCCCCTTCTGATCTTCGGGATTGGTCCCTTTCCTGAGTTGGGAGTGGCCGGCGCCGCCCTGGCAACTGTTTTTGCCCGGGCCATAACATTTACTGTGGCCTGGTACATTCTGATCTACAGAGAAAAGGTCATCTCTCTCCGCAATAGTTCAATCAAGATCATCCTGGAGGTCTGGAAGGAAATCCTCCATGTGGGACTTCCCAACACCCTGTCAAAGATAATAGTCCCTCTGGCCTCAGGTATCATTACTGGAATGATCGCCGTCAATGGCCGGGAAGCGGTGGCTGGTTTTGGAATTGCCACCAGGCTGGACATGTTTGCCATGATCATCATCAGGGCCATGGTCTCCATCATTCCTATTTTTGTGGGGCAGAACTGGGGAGCCGGGCTCAAGGACCGTGTCGTGAGAGGTTTGAAACTGGCCGATCTATTTTCAATGGCTTACGGGTTTGCGGTCTATCTCATACTGCTCATTGTCGCCAAACCGATCATCAAACTGATTAATGATGATCCTGATGTGATCGCCGTCGCCGTCCTTTATATGAGGATTGTCCCCCTGTCATACGGCCTCCAGGGTCTAATGCTCAGCGCGGTCACGACTCTCAATGTGTTGAGAAAGCCCGTTCTTTCCGCCCTTTTGACATTGATACAGATGTTTGGTTTTTACATTCCCCTGGCCTGGTATGCTTCCAGGATTTTTGGCTTATCCGGTATATTCACGGCTCTCGCCCTGTCCTATCTGATAGCCGGACCTTTATGCAGCAGGATGAACAAAAAAGTGATGTTCAATCAGATGAAAGTTCAAGGCTGA
- a CDS encoding DUF3795 domain-containing protein, with translation MNHLSMAPCGVNCELCLGMQREKNRCVGCLQSGNKPYHCTICSIKFCPAKESTTSLCMDCIKFPCQKIRKLNMRYSSKYGESPIENLKTIKQVGLDEIIKRDKAKWECPRCGGLFCVHRENCLNCGEKNPRFPKPLH, from the coding sequence ATGAATCATTTAAGCATGGCTCCCTGCGGTGTGAACTGTGAGCTTTGTCTGGGAATGCAGCGGGAAAAGAATAGATGTGTCGGCTGCCTGCAAAGCGGAAACAAACCCTATCACTGCACCATATGCAGCATCAAGTTTTGCCCCGCAAAAGAGAGTACTACATCCCTCTGCATGGATTGCATCAAGTTCCCCTGTCAAAAAATCAGAAAGCTGAATATGCGGTATAGTAGCAAATACGGAGAAAGTCCTATTGAAAACCTGAAGACCATCAAACAGGTTGGGCTGGATGAGATTATCAAAAGGGACAAAGCAAAATGGGAGTGCCCCCGCTGCGGAGGTCTGTTCTGCGTTCACAGAGAGAACTGCCTGAATTGCGGAGAGAAGAATCCTAGATTCCCCAAACCATTACATTAG